In a single window of the Campylobacter hyointestinalis subsp. lawsonii genome:
- a CDS encoding PcfJ domain-containing protein, translated as MPFFNQHLELKAEFDRNIDILGLSKFRSALDELSKKFYALYYTDSLVHFLNIDSEALEFFDTNFSKLSKFIKEIKPIECEALSIDISSKNEMIISSSSVTFQNKESKFIFLRSSIYKSKIYIKDNYTIFIGGEYKGKFCFYEATLNNISTICYKSATMREFFNIYFSYLSKLHLPLKDIKLDFERDPLYIKSPFKFSSLENFINKKELFVKKYPKENFLNATNKSTLSASYLVLKTKKHIPQSDYQEIINFILRTSPKISTNHQASLLVGKILKSYLCFKIQSDEKSKNQIIYDYVNMALEQGENVNLKIKSFKRIKAEHDRLMLNIELERAPEVRLNKDNPFLRLKLPSDIKMLTTKQEMVEEGVINHNCVASYIENVNANRCFICSLRRDNERYTIEIRRSKNKFCLAQIKGFSNSEAPSEIIEYVNSAILANNKTVIYE; from the coding sequence ATGCCATTTTTTAATCAACACTTAGAACTTAAAGCCGAATTTGATAGAAATATTGATATTTTAGGATTATCTAAATTTAGATCAGCCCTTGATGAATTATCAAAGAAATTTTACGCTCTATACTATACCGATAGTCTTGTTCATTTTTTGAATATAGACAGTGAAGCTTTGGAATTTTTTGATACAAATTTTAGCAAACTAAGCAAGTTTATAAAAGAAATCAAGCCTATTGAATGCGAAGCATTAAGCATAGATATTTCGAGTAAAAACGAAATGATAATATCATCATCTAGCGTTACTTTTCAAAACAAAGAGAGTAAATTTATTTTCCTTAGATCATCTATTTATAAATCAAAAATTTACATAAAAGACAATTATACTATCTTTATAGGCGGTGAGTATAAAGGTAAATTTTGCTTCTATGAAGCAACCTTAAATAACATCTCAACGATATGCTATAAATCTGCGACAATGCGTGAATTTTTTAATATTTACTTTTCTTATTTATCAAAATTACATCTACCATTAAAAGATATAAAACTAGACTTTGAAAGAGACCCATTGTATATAAAATCTCCTTTTAAATTTAGCTCACTTGAAAATTTTATAAATAAAAAAGAGCTTTTTGTTAAAAAATATCCAAAAGAGAATTTTCTAAATGCTACCAATAAAAGCACTTTATCTGCTTCATATTTGGTACTAAAAACAAAGAAACATATTCCGCAATCAGACTATCAAGAGATCATAAATTTTATTCTGCGAACTAGTCCTAAAATATCAACCAATCATCAAGCTTCACTTTTAGTAGGCAAAATTTTAAAAAGCTATCTATGCTTTAAAATACAATCAGATGAAAAAAGCAAGAACCAAATAATTTACGATTATGTCAATATGGCTTTAGAGCAAGGAGAAAATGTAAATTTAAAAATCAAATCATTTAAAAGAATAAAAGCCGAACACGATAGATTAATGTTAAATATAGAGCTAGAACGTGCGCCTGAAGTAAGATTAAACAAAGACAATCCTTTTTTACGTCTAAAACTTCCAAGCGATATAAAAATGCTAACAACCAAGCAAGAGATGGTTGAAGAAGGAGTGATTAATCACAATTGTGTAGCTTCATATATAGAAAATGTAAATGCTAACAGATGTTTTATTTGTTCTCTAAGAAGAGACAATGAGAGATACACGATTGAGATTAGGCGATCAAAAAACAAATTTTGCTTGGCACAGATTAAGGGCTTTTCAAACAGTGAAGCACCAAGCGAGATAATAGAGTATGTAAATAGTGCAATATTAGCGAATAATAAAACTGTAATCTACGAGTGA
- a CDS encoding AAA family ATPase produces the protein MLIAITNEKGGSGKTNIAINLAVKLSLMGDETLLIDADPQRSVDVFTDIRADSSLPLLFNSVSKIGSSLLKEIQSLKQKYDSVVIDTGGRDSSEMRQALAVCDIAIIPVIPSDLDIAVLNKMILVFEQAKIYNPNAKALIVISKASPNPFLAKKVKALRDYISEKNLDDIFLMNSIIYEREAYRNAFSLGMGVSEYCKNNENAEIDFESFFDELVKFVNN, from the coding sequence ATGTTAATTGCAATCACAAACGAAAAAGGCGGTAGCGGTAAAACAAATATTGCCATAAATTTAGCCGTAAAACTATCTCTTATGGGCGATGAAACGCTATTAATTGACGCTGATCCGCAAAGAAGCGTAGATGTTTTTACAGATATTAGAGCTGATAGCTCTTTGCCACTGCTTTTTAATAGTGTATCAAAAATAGGCTCATCGCTGCTAAAAGAGATACAAAGCTTAAAACAAAAATATGATAGCGTAGTGATTGATACTGGCGGTCGTGATAGCTCTGAAATGCGTCAAGCCTTAGCAGTTTGTGATATTGCAATTATCCCAGTTATCCCAAGCGATCTTGATATTGCGGTATTAAATAAGATGATTTTGGTATTTGAACAAGCTAAAATTTACAATCCCAACGCAAAAGCACTGATTGTCATATCAAAAGCTTCACCAAACCCATTTTTAGCCAAAAAAGTTAAGGCTTTGCGTGATTATATTAGCGAGAAAAATTTAGATGATATTTTTTTAATGAATAGCATTATTTATGAAAGAGAAGCTTACCGAAACGCATTTTCGTTAGGTATGGGCGTAAGCGAATACTGCAAAAATAATGAAAATGCTGAGATTGATTTTGAGAGCTTTTTTGACGAATTAGTTAAATTTGTAAATAATTAA
- a CDS encoding HepT-like ribonuclease domain-containing protein produces MSSNTKTNERLILIKDKIEKIFEICENGIVAALDDETLKRPAILMHLVACNEQLQKIQDSGDIKALSIFTPENIRGLRGVRNATAHDYEGVNLSIIEDVIREYLPSIKTNIDKFLATQQEINNENSPKAILSRLGDAYTKKIESGAIKQPQISKKSKEKER; encoded by the coding sequence ATGTCTAGCAATACAAAAACAAACGAAAGACTTATTTTGATTAAAGATAAAATTGAAAAAATTTTTGAAATTTGTGAGAATGGAATAGTTGCCGCACTAGATGATGAAACACTAAAAAGACCTGCTATTTTAATGCATCTTGTAGCTTGTAATGAGCAATTACAAAAGATACAGGATAGTGGCGATATAAAAGCACTATCAATATTTACGCCAGAAAATATTAGGGGGCTTAGAGGGGTAAGAAATGCTACGGCTCACGATTATGAAGGGGTAAATTTATCAATAATAGAAGATGTCATTAGAGAATATCTGCCAAGCATCAAAACAAATATAGATAAATTTTTAGCAACCCAGCAAGAAATCAATAATGAAAACAGCCCTAAAGCAATCCTTTCAAGACTTGGCGATGCTTATACTAAAAAGATAGAAAGCGGAGCAATTAAACAACCACAAATAAGCAAAAAATCAAAAGAAAAGGAAAGATGA
- a CDS encoding nucleotidyltransferase family protein, translating into MLTKDEILDYLKEIKPKLQEDGIIKLGLFGSFAKDSADIASDVDITIETSKDFINKFKGFNGFIYLDDLRSDFMHKFKRQVDICDTASMSLQKQQNLLTGVIYV; encoded by the coding sequence ATGCTTACAAAAGATGAAATCTTAGACTATTTAAAAGAGATTAAACCAAAATTACAAGAAGACGGCATTATAAAACTTGGGCTTTTTGGTAGTTTTGCAAAAGATAGTGCCGATATCGCAAGCGATGTGGATATTACAATAGAAACTAGCAAGGATTTTATAAATAAATTCAAAGGTTTTAATGGCTTTATATATTTAGATGATTTAAGAAGTGATTTTATGCATAAATTTAAAAGACAAGTTGATATATGCGACACAGCCTCAATGTCTTTACAAAAACAACAAAATTTACTAACAGGAGTGATTTATGTCTAG
- the mobP1 gene encoding MobP1 family relaxase, producing MSRKLKSYLDDDNFLKAKKVWSEFERKQGKYFNSPQSFKDKIWNNYISSKGFITQKFNKAQRDYTTKLLTKKNGYNSQVLIKITGSDKNFNQLKNHIKYISRDELLDVFINDPSSGGDIFCSKNLDETAAFFQDGIYNIPSKKDIEEDQNLKEKNEVLHMVFSMKGENNIPVDDIKNAAMKTIKEKFPNNLFILAIHNDTDNPHCHLDLKTVDCNGNRIKIAPVDLDDLRNEFAKNLTELGYKATNFSRKQKEFARDKYPDPWDGHKPHHYKITGYGKAKYNFSLEEHVEESYYVKFETRKGKETILWGKHLEKLMEQYNVTNGDWARFTVTDQEAVVKKIYDKKTKQWYEKTVYKNVWDCSVEGKREVELKPLSESEKKKSEYKILGEEKSQASNITLQSQTINKRQNKNGVSKARALQNTQKTDKIQSSDSKETAVKKHDFQR from the coding sequence ATGAGCCGTAAATTAAAGTCATATTTAGACGATGATAATTTTCTAAAAGCCAAGAAAGTTTGGAGTGAGTTCGAGCGAAAACAAGGTAAATATTTTAACTCACCACAAAGTTTTAAAGATAAAATATGGAACAATTATATTTCAAGCAAAGGCTTTATAACTCAAAAATTTAATAAAGCCCAAAGAGATTATACCACAAAACTGCTTACTAAAAAAAATGGATACAATTCACAAGTTTTGATAAAAATCACTGGCTCGGACAAGAATTTTAATCAATTAAAAAATCATATAAAATATATCAGTCGCGATGAATTGTTGGATGTTTTTATTAATGATCCAAGTAGTGGTGGAGATATTTTTTGTTCTAAAAATTTAGACGAGACTGCTGCTTTCTTTCAAGATGGAATATATAATATCCCAAGTAAAAAGGACATAGAAGAAGATCAAAATTTAAAAGAAAAAAACGAAGTTTTACATATGGTTTTTTCGATGAAGGGCGAAAACAATATACCAGTGGATGATATTAAAAATGCGGCGATGAAAACTATTAAAGAAAAATTTCCAAACAATCTTTTTATATTAGCAATCCATAATGATACGGACAATCCGCATTGTCATTTGGATTTGAAAACTGTTGATTGCAATGGTAATAGGATCAAGATTGCTCCAGTCGATCTCGATGATTTACGCAATGAGTTTGCGAAAAATCTAACCGAATTAGGCTATAAGGCAACTAATTTTTCACGCAAACAAAAGGAATTCGCAAGAGATAAATACCCTGATCCTTGGGATGGACACAAGCCGCACCATTACAAGATCACTGGATATGGAAAGGCAAAATATAATTTCTCACTAGAGGAACACGTGGAAGAGTCTTACTATGTTAAATTTGAAACTAGAAAAGGTAAAGAAACCATCCTTTGGGGCAAGCATTTAGAAAAACTAATGGAACAATATAATGTTACAAATGGCGATTGGGCTCGTTTTACGGTAACCGATCAAGAAGCAGTCGTAAAGAAAATTTATGATAAGAAAACCAAACAATGGTATGAAAAAACTGTGTATAAAAATGTATGGGATTGCTCAGTTGAGGGCAAGCGAGAAGTTGAATTAAAGCCACTAAGTGAGAGTGAAAAGAAAAAGAGCGAATATAAAATTTTAGGCGAAGAAAAATCACAAGCCTCTAATATAACTTTACAAAGTCAAACTATCAATAAAAGACAAAACAAGAATGGTGTTAGCAAGGCTAGGGCCCTGCAAAACACACAAAAAACTGATAAAATTCAATCTAGCGATAGCAAAGAAACAGCTGTAAAAAAGCACGACTTTCAAAGATAG